A genome region from Dendrosporobacter quercicolus includes the following:
- a CDS encoding flagellar hook protein FlgE has product MMRSLFAGISGLRNHQTKMDVIGNNIANVNTVGFKASTVNFQDMLSQTLQGASSPQGNLGGTNPMQIGLGMQLSSIQTLFTDGSPQTTGQPTDMAISGSGFFVLSDGLNKLYTRAGNFDFDTEGNFVSLSGGYKVMGYMADASGNIDTNQDPTAITIPKGITTPAKATSVIEFAKNLSADAEVGTSIPVTIPVFDSLGNAHNVKQVFYKTGTNTWLTGTSLVDGSAVPTNNLKEIAFTTAGEIDTIRDVTLDTASVFDISVTGLGLADAGGNFSTTVTDRGLVSHDLVFEFTGTGDPVGSPWNLTVKENGNTLHTESNFTGGDVTFSLNGTDFTFDIAAITTPAATPTVTVPSILTGATYGTASSPLSFTPVGADTVNFTLDFDGLKQYGGETTAKYQSQDGYAAGVLESVYADASGTISGKFSNGVIKSLAQVSMAAFNNPAGLTKAGNSMYTESNNSGVAQIGAANSGGRGKLTPGALEMSNVDLAQEFSNMIITQRGFQANSKIITTTDEMLQDLANLKR; this is encoded by the coding sequence ATGATGCGTTCGCTATTTGCCGGCATCTCCGGTTTGCGCAATCACCAAACCAAAATGGATGTCATCGGCAATAATATTGCCAATGTGAACACTGTCGGCTTTAAAGCCAGTACCGTTAATTTTCAGGATATGTTAAGCCAAACCTTACAAGGTGCTTCAAGTCCCCAGGGAAATCTTGGCGGTACCAACCCGATGCAGATCGGGCTGGGCATGCAGCTGTCCAGTATTCAGACCCTTTTTACCGATGGCAGTCCGCAGACGACCGGTCAGCCGACCGATATGGCCATCAGCGGCTCCGGCTTTTTCGTTTTGTCCGACGGTTTAAACAAGCTATATACCAGAGCCGGCAATTTTGATTTTGACACGGAAGGAAACTTTGTGTCATTGTCGGGCGGTTATAAAGTAATGGGCTATATGGCTGACGCCAGTGGCAATATCGACACCAACCAGGATCCAACCGCAATTACGATTCCCAAGGGAATTACAACGCCGGCGAAAGCAACCTCGGTGATTGAGTTTGCGAAAAATCTGTCGGCCGATGCGGAAGTAGGCACATCCATACCGGTTACTATACCGGTCTTCGACTCATTGGGCAATGCTCATAACGTCAAACAGGTGTTTTATAAGACCGGCACCAATACCTGGCTGACCGGCACCTCGCTTGTCGACGGTTCGGCGGTTCCGACCAATAACCTGAAGGAAATCGCCTTCACCACTGCCGGTGAAATTGACACCATTAGGGATGTTACTCTAGATACAGCAAGTGTTTTTGATATTTCAGTAACCGGCTTAGGTCTGGCTGATGCCGGTGGCAATTTTAGCACTACAGTTACTGATCGCGGTCTGGTGAGTCACGATCTTGTGTTTGAATTTACCGGCACTGGCGATCCTGTAGGATCGCCCTGGAATCTTACTGTTAAGGAAAATGGGAATACACTGCATACTGAAAGTAATTTCACCGGCGGAGATGTGACCTTTTCTCTTAACGGCACTGATTTCACTTTTGATATAGCGGCAATTACTACTCCAGCGGCAACACCAACTGTTACTGTGCCTTCAATATTAACAGGAGCAACTTATGGCACTGCTTCCAGCCCGCTGTCCTTTACGCCGGTCGGCGCCGATACGGTGAATTTTACGCTGGATTTCGACGGGTTAAAGCAATATGGGGGTGAAACCACAGCGAAATATCAATCGCAGGACGGTTATGCCGCCGGCGTACTGGAAAGTGTGTATGCCGATGCTTCAGGCACAATTTCCGGCAAGTTTTCGAATGGTGTAATCAAAAGTCTGGCGCAGGTAAGCATGGCGGCCTTTAATAATCCGGCTGGTTTGACGAAAGCCGGCAATAGTATGTATACCGAGTCCAATAATTCAGGGGTGGCGCAGATTGGCGCAGCCAATAGCGGCGGCAGGGGAAAACTAACGCCCGGGGCGCTGGAAATGTCCAATGTCGATTTGGCGCAGGAATTCAGTAATATGATTATTACCCAAAGAGGGTTCCAGGCCAATTCGAAGATTATTACGACAACCGACGAAATGCTGCAGGATTTGGCAAATTTAAAGCGCTAA
- a CDS encoding flagellar basal body-associated FliL family protein produces the protein MADSGKKFPMGLIVGMIVFGLLLAGGVSYFIATKIVAEKSTGAAASGPGVLVKLGDAKDGLLVNIGGVNSGRYLKIGIILEMQAAGAEQATDGKSPSATEVKVLDTVVQLLRSQKIEDFDPGKQDQLKEIIKNELNKTLGAERVYQVYITHFILQ, from the coding sequence TTGGCTGACAGCGGGAAAAAATTCCCTATGGGGCTGATTGTGGGAATGATAGTTTTCGGTCTCTTGCTGGCCGGAGGTGTATCTTATTTTATTGCGACTAAAATAGTGGCGGAAAAATCAACCGGGGCGGCGGCTTCCGGACCTGGCGTGCTTGTTAAACTGGGTGATGCCAAGGACGGGCTGCTTGTTAATATTGGCGGAGTAAACAGCGGACGCTATCTGAAAATCGGCATTATTCTCGAAATGCAGGCCGCCGGGGCTGAACAGGCAACTGACGGCAAATCGCCATCAGCAACCGAGGTCAAGGTGCTGGATACGGTTGTACAATTGCTGCGCTCGCAAAAGATTGAAGATTTTGATCCGGGCAAGCAAGACCAGCTAAAAGAAATTATTAAGAACGAGCTGAATAAAACGCTGGGAGCGGAACGAGTATACCAGGTTTACATTACTCATTTTATCTTGCAGTAA
- the flgD gene encoding flagellar hook assembly protein FlgD, protein MATISNNAAVDTTATTNTGTAAKNSNDELGKDAFLNLLVTQLRYQNPMEPMEDKEFIAQMAQFSSLEQMQEMNASMTSTLQQMQYMNGTLLTTQASSMIGKQVTWTDADKQEHTGVVKAIQFTDGVLELKIGDKIAYLPQITKVEEV, encoded by the coding sequence ATGGCGACAATCAGCAATAATGCAGCTGTAGATACTACAGCGACCACCAATACGGGAACAGCAGCCAAAAATTCTAATGACGAATTAGGCAAGGATGCGTTTTTAAACCTGCTGGTTACGCAGCTGCGTTATCAAAATCCAATGGAACCAATGGAAGACAAGGAATTCATCGCCCAAATGGCGCAGTTTTCCAGTCTGGAGCAAATGCAGGAAATGAATGCGTCAATGACCTCTACATTGCAACAAATGCAGTATATGAACGGCACTTTGCTTACCACGCAGGCCAGCTCCATGATTGGCAAGCAAGTAACCTGGACTGACGCCGACAAGCAGGAGCACACAGGCGTCGTTAAGGCCATTCAGTTTACCGATGGCGTGCTCGAATTGAAGATTGGCGATAAAATCGCTTATCTGCCCCAAATTACGAAAGTCGAGGAGGTCTGA
- a CDS encoding MotE family protein, with the protein MAPKTKKEDFDGVDVEKTSSGRKLKILAVLLVLVMITGAGFALGIYLKLIDLPGLADKWKLYDYPVVGRYFTNPQTNFEAVPADEQQAPAQASDNASDPAVPPPQAVQTAPPATSPAAELNQLELDKLAKARQQEENKRVAKLARLYGGMKAEDAVNVLNELNDADVLAILNKMEEDQAAKILALMDASRSARLTEIMLRGFAGSAPARSIVTN; encoded by the coding sequence ATGGCTCCAAAAACAAAAAAAGAGGACTTTGATGGTGTTGATGTAGAAAAAACTTCTTCAGGCCGGAAGTTGAAAATCCTGGCAGTACTTTTGGTATTGGTAATGATTACAGGCGCTGGTTTTGCTCTGGGCATTTATTTAAAGCTGATTGACCTTCCGGGTCTGGCCGACAAATGGAAGCTTTATGATTATCCGGTTGTTGGCCGGTATTTTACCAACCCGCAAACGAATTTCGAAGCAGTGCCGGCTGATGAACAGCAAGCACCTGCGCAGGCCTCCGACAATGCTTCCGATCCGGCGGTTCCGCCGCCTCAGGCTGTGCAGACAGCGCCGCCGGCAACCAGCCCGGCCGCAGAACTGAATCAGCTGGAACTGGATAAGCTGGCTAAGGCCAGGCAGCAGGAGGAGAATAAAAGAGTAGCCAAGCTGGCCAGATTATATGGCGGGATGAAAGCGGAAGACGCGGTAAATGTTCTTAATGAGCTTAACGATGCCGATGTATTGGCTATTTTAAATAAAATGGAAGAAGATCAGGCGGCGAAAATTTTAGCTTTAATGGATGCCAGCCGGTCGGCCAGGCTGACTGAAATTATGCTGCGCGGTTTTGCGGGCAGCGCTCCGGCGCGTTCAATTGTGACCAATTAA
- a CDS encoding flagellar hook-length control protein FliK, producing MNAIMSDVIMNSAAAGGRGQESAKTAAGCQKGQTFSDAMAAATTDDEQDIPDGKGQKDIMLPFTMPAMVTIEPAVIPADPGAAAEAGAETEFPNVVAALPAQPEDMPASQQTGLKNQAPIPLTQAEAAVPELQADSGMTKSTGSAVIVTNAGRQGTAKAEAAPVNPLQEMLSADGNEDPVTSVNTAGQMLRKDQKDQNTAPVQVKSAASLPGNVNTQPTAAVEADAEQPELTAVPGAVNKAAATTTGKSTEPVNVKPENKANLTSTDGETGEAEPVKNVFAELLQQRTTQTHPTEAKGAATQFVKDTHNITTQIVEQAQLLKNNQETQMIIKLKPEHLGELTLKVTVDKGIVNASFHSDHAEVRTVLEASLQQLKQELSNQGLKVDTVGVYAGLGQFLSNGQREAPQQPIMKFKNKLAGEDAFEEAEAVLSNQAVSDDGVDYRV from the coding sequence ATGAATGCAATCATGTCTGACGTCATTATGAACTCTGCGGCAGCCGGCGGCCGAGGCCAGGAAAGCGCCAAGACGGCGGCGGGATGTCAAAAGGGACAGACGTTCAGCGATGCCATGGCAGCTGCAACAACAGATGACGAGCAAGATATACCTGACGGCAAGGGCCAGAAGGATATTATGCTGCCTTTTACGATGCCGGCAATGGTAACCATTGAGCCTGCCGTAATTCCGGCTGATCCCGGGGCTGCCGCTGAGGCAGGTGCGGAAACTGAATTTCCAAACGTTGTGGCGGCGTTGCCTGCCCAGCCGGAGGACATGCCGGCGAGTCAGCAGACGGGCCTGAAGAACCAAGCTCCAATACCGCTGACCCAAGCTGAAGCAGCAGTGCCTGAATTACAGGCTGATTCCGGCATGACAAAGTCAACAGGATCTGCTGTTATCGTAACGAATGCCGGCAGACAGGGAACAGCTAAGGCTGAGGCGGCTCCGGTGAATCCTTTGCAGGAGATGCTGAGCGCTGACGGCAATGAAGATCCGGTAACGTCAGTTAACACTGCCGGGCAAATGCTGCGCAAAGACCAGAAAGATCAGAATACGGCGCCTGTTCAGGTTAAATCCGCCGCAAGTCTGCCTGGCAATGTCAATACGCAGCCGACCGCAGCGGTCGAGGCTGATGCTGAGCAGCCTGAACTGACTGCCGTTCCGGGTGCGGTCAATAAGGCTGCGGCAACTACAACCGGGAAGTCAACAGAACCGGTTAACGTTAAGCCGGAGAACAAAGCCAATTTGACAAGTACCGACGGAGAAACTGGAGAAGCTGAACCGGTAAAAAATGTGTTTGCGGAACTATTGCAGCAGCGTACTACGCAGACCCATCCCACTGAAGCCAAGGGTGCGGCCACGCAATTTGTCAAGGATACCCACAATATCACCACCCAAATTGTGGAACAGGCCCAACTGTTGAAAAACAATCAGGAAACGCAAATGATCATTAAGCTGAAGCCTGAGCATTTGGGAGAGTTAACGTTAAAAGTTACGGTGGACAAGGGCATCGTCAATGCCAGCTTCCACTCTGACCATGCTGAAGTGCGAACGGTGCTGGAAGCTTCTTTGCAGCAATTGAAACAGGAGTTGTCAAATCAAGGTTTAAAGGTTGATACTGTCGGCGTATATGCCGGGTTAGGCCAGTTTTTATCTAATGGACAGCGGGAAGCCCCGCAGCAGCCGATAATGAAGTTTAAGAATAAGCTGGCAGGCGAAGATGCTTTTGAAGAAGCGGAGGCAGTGCTCAGCAATCAGGCGGTATCGGACGACGGTGTCGATTACCGGGTATAA
- a CDS encoding TIGR02530 family flagellar biosynthesis protein, with product MSDNRLYLSQQPFIPAQRTAAGQSSGAGKKPVNAGVPFDQLLQQELNQVKFSQHALQRMNSRNINLSEADLSKLNNAVEKAGQKGARESLILMNDLALVVSVKNKTVITAMDGASMKDNVFTNIDSAVII from the coding sequence ATGTCTGACAACCGGCTATATTTATCGCAGCAGCCATTCATTCCCGCCCAGCGGACAGCAGCCGGTCAATCGTCCGGCGCAGGGAAAAAACCGGTGAATGCCGGCGTACCATTTGATCAATTACTACAGCAGGAATTAAATCAGGTAAAGTTTTCCCAGCATGCCTTACAACGGATGAACAGCCGGAATATCAATTTGAGTGAGGCCGATTTAAGTAAATTAAACAACGCTGTGGAAAAGGCCGGGCAAAAAGGCGCCAGAGAATCGCTTATTCTGATGAATGATCTGGCTCTGGTCGTCAGTGTAAAAAATAAAACGGTCATTACCGCAATGGATGGCGCCAGCATGAAGGATAATGTATTTACCAATATTGACAGTGCGGTAATCATCTAG
- a CDS encoding flagellar FlbD family protein, translating to MIKVSRLKGEDDIVVNAELIETIEETPDTVITLTSGKKLIVEESMDEIVRRVMDYRRAIYRNLR from the coding sequence ATGATAAAGGTTTCCAGACTGAAAGGTGAGGACGATATTGTCGTGAATGCCGAATTGATTGAAACCATTGAGGAGACGCCGGATACTGTAATTACGCTGACCAGCGGCAAAAAGTTGATTGTCGAGGAATCGATGGACGAAATCGTACGCAGGGTGATGGATTACCGCCGGGCAATCTATCGTAATCTTCGCTGA
- a CDS encoding lytic transglycosylase domain-containing protein, producing the protein MSGIDRVLQRINSIEQRFHLQQAGRAADFQQMLTVELRSGLVNGTKGAAAQEAAAGAKDIQSMIDISSRKYGVDARLITAVARNESNFNPGAVSPAGAAGIMQLMPETAQALGVQNVYDAQENIDGGVKYLKELLTKFNGDVTKAVAAYNAGPQAVVRYQGVPPYRETQDYVGKVLQQYRDSQ; encoded by the coding sequence ATGAGCGGCATTGACCGGGTTTTACAACGAATCAACAGTATTGAACAACGGTTCCATCTACAACAAGCCGGAAGAGCGGCGGATTTTCAGCAGATGTTAACCGTCGAGCTGCGCAGCGGCTTGGTAAATGGCACAAAAGGCGCAGCGGCCCAAGAAGCGGCAGCCGGTGCTAAGGATATTCAGAGTATGATCGATATTTCTTCCCGCAAATACGGTGTTGATGCCAGGCTGATTACGGCAGTAGCCCGCAATGAGTCTAATTTTAATCCTGGCGCCGTCTCGCCGGCAGGGGCGGCGGGGATAATGCAGCTGATGCCGGAAACAGCGCAGGCTTTAGGGGTTCAAAACGTTTATGATGCCCAAGAAAACATTGACGGCGGCGTTAAATATCTGAAAGAGCTTTTAACTAAGTTCAATGGCGATGTGACAAAAGCGGTAGCAGCTTATAACGCCGGTCCGCAAGCGGTTGTGCGTTACCAGGGCGTGCCCCCTTACCGTGAAACGCAGGATTATGTCGGCAAAGTGTTGCAGCAATACCGCGACTCACAGTAG